The Littorina saxatilis isolate snail1 linkage group LG15, US_GU_Lsax_2.0, whole genome shotgun sequence genome contains a region encoding:
- the LOC138947958 gene encoding G-protein coupled receptor GRL101-like, with protein MRPLALSDLSNASFACPESHFMCVTTHYCFPVYVRCNGVHDCPGREDEADCPSYTCPGFYRCRGSAVCLHTRHLCDDIPQCPEFDDEIFCNLGCPTNCTCHGLSYLCTQPFSAHLHLAVRYLDVRDSGMQLTALSSNTMLVFLSLARCGVMRLDDVNLPNLRSLDLSDNQIASVSVANVKRFPNLQVLFLAGNPIVFLFTDNDSLSSEVTTLRHLDLSRVPMAIFEFSAVAPFRQLEKLNLSHSGAQQLLEGRGGEQKTFSLRVLDVRGCPANSFSRTLFQGMQGLQVVYADNYKLCCPAMMPPGLSASKCWAPTDEVSSCDALLRSDVYRVALSVFAALALTGNLVSFIVRGFVETKGKKSGFLAFVIHLCVADFLMGAYLVVIGTADRLYLGNYLWEEVGWRNSQTCAVAGFLCILSSEVSAMNICLITLDRFLVLRFPFSQAHFHLHSAHSACVVTWLVGCCVAAVPLLPVTSHWRFYSQTGICVPLPITRTDFAGRDYAFAVMIVFNFLLFVFIAVGQLFIYVSVNMNKISVAAHTANVSRDARIARRLAVVVVSDFTCWFPIGLLGVLARSGAVIPGEVNVAMAILVLPLNSAINPFLYTLNMVLERRQRAAEERLLQQLLLHRRNTNPEGQKETNE; from the coding sequence ATGCGCCCGCTCGCCTTGTCTGACCTCAGCAATGCGTCTTTCGCCTGCCCGGAGTCCCACTTTATGTGTGTGACCACACACTACTGTTTCCCTGTGTACGTGCGCTGTAACGGGGTGCACGACTGTCCGGGTAGGGAGGACGAGGCGGACTGTCCCAGCTACACGTGTCCAGGCTTCTACAGGTGCCGGGGGTCCGCCGTGTGCCTGCACACACGTCATCTGTGTGACGACATCCCGCAGTGTCCAGAGTTTGACGACGAGATTTTCTGTAACTTGGGGTGCCCAACTAACTGCACGTGCCATGGCCTGTCCTATCTCTGCACACAGCCCTTCTCCGCACACCTCCACCTCGCAGTGCGCTATCTGGACGTCAGGGACAGCGGCATGCAGCTGACAGCGCTGAGCAGCAACACCATGcttgtttttctcagtttggCCAGATGTGGTGTCATGCGCCTTGATGACGTCAACCTTCCTAACCTCCGCAGCCTAGATCTCAGCGACAACCAGATCGCTTCCGTAAGTGTTGCTAACGTGAAAAGGTTTCCAAATTTACAAGTTCTGTTTCTTGCGGGGAACCCCATTGTCTTTTTGTTCACTGACAACGATTCGCTGTCGTCTGAGGTGACAACACTTCGTCATCTGGATTTGTCTCGAGTACCGATGGCGATATTTGAGTTCTCTGCAGTCGCACCGTTCAGGCAGTTAGAAAAGCTAAACCTCTCGCACTCAGGCGCACAACAGCTGTTAGAAGGCCGTGGAGGCGAGCAAAAGACATTCTCACTGCGTGTGTTAGATGTCCGAGGTTGCCCGGCTAACTCCTTTTCCAGGACTCTGTTCCAGGGCATGCAGGGTCTGCAGGTTGTGTACGCCGATAACTACAAGCTGTGCTGTCCCGCCATGATGCCGCCAGGACTCAGCGCCAGCAAGTGCTGGGCCCCAACTGACGAGGTGTCATCCTGCGACGCTTTGCTCCGCTCAGACGTATACCGCGTGGCGCTCTCCGTGTTCGCTGCCTTGGCTCTCACCGGCAACCTGGTCAGCTTCATCGTCCGCGGCTTCGTTGAGACGAAAGGCAAGAAGTCGGGCTTTCTGGCCTTCGTCATCCACCTGTGTGTGGCGGACTTTCTGATGGGCGCCTACCTGGTGGTGATCGGCACGGCTGACCGGCTGTACCTGGGCAACTACCTGTGGGAGGAAGTAggctggagaaacagccagacGTGCGCTGTGGCTGGCTTTCTCTGCATTCTGTCCAGCGAGGTGTCCGCCATGAACATCTGTCTCATCACCTTGGACAGGTTCCTCGTGTTGCGCTTCCCCTTCTCACAGGCCCACTTCCACCTCCATTCTGCGCACTCAGCCTGTGTCGTCACGTGGTTGGTTGGCTGCTGTGTGGCCGCGGTGCCGCTCCTGCCAGTGACGTCACACTGGCGTTTCTACAGCCAGACAGGGATCTGCGTGCCGCTGCCCATCACGAGGACTGACTTTGCTGGCCGTGACTACGCCTTCGCCGTCATGATCGTCTTCAACTTCCTCCTCTTCGTTTTCATCGCTGTAGGCCAGCTCTTCATCTACGTGTCCGTCAACATGAACAAAATCTCTGTAGCCGCGCACACTGCCAACGTATCACGTGACGCGAGGATAGCCCGACGATTGGCTGTTGTGGTGGTGTCTGATTTCACGTGCTGGTTCCCAATAGGTTTGCTGGGTGTGCTAGCCCGCAGCGGGGCGGTCATCCCTGGCGAAGTGAACGTGGCCATGGCCATCCTGGTGCTGCCGCTCAACTCGGCGATTAACCCCTTCCTCTACACGCTCAACATGGTGCTGGAGAGGCGACAGAGAGCTGCCGAGGAAAGGCTCTTGCAGCAGCTCTTGCTGCATCGCCGTAACACCAACCCAGAAGGTCAAAAGGAAACGAACGAATAA